AACGAAGCTAGCAAATAATGACCAATCGAAACTACGCCAACCAAAACTTGCAAAATTGCTCTTTCAAAGGGCAGGACTTGGCTGGCGCAGACTTCAGTGGCTCTGACTTGCGGGGGTGCAATTTCACTGGGGCGACCCTAATTGGGGCAACGTTTGAGAGGGCCAAAACGGGTCAGAGCCGCCGCCAGGTAAATATTCTAGTTGCTGCCGCTATCGTTGGTCCAGTTGTTTTACTCGTCTTTAGCGCGATCGCTGCCCAAGTGTCGATGGTATTGTTGGGCGATCGCTCCAATAAGGGACTCAACTTCTTTTTCAGTGCGCTTCCTATATTGGCTCTCGTTTTTGGCAGCTTCATCCGGGATAAGATTGCTTTCCGCTTTCCACAAATCACGAGTTTCTTGAACATTGCAGCCATTGCTGTACTGTTGGCGGTAATGGTGACGCTCACCCTTGGGCTTGTGATTGTTAGCATCCTTGGCTTCGTTGATGGAGCAATCGTTCAAGGATTGTTCCTCCTACTGCTGATGTTCGTTTCCGCGTTCTTGACCTTCCGTATTCTCAAATGGCTAATTCAAGTGATTCAAAGCAATCCCGGAACGTCTTTTAGGAAAGCGAACTTAACCGATGCCAACTTCAGTCATTCCGCGCTGCAAAATACAGATTTTTCCTTTGCTGTGTTAACGGGAGCTTGTATCTTTGATTGGGCGATTAAACGCCACACTCAATTTACGAATGTTTATTGTGAATACCTTTATCTGGAACCAGCGCACCAGAATCGGCAACCTGCTGAGGGTAGTTTCCAACCGGATGAGTTGGAACGTGTACTAACTCAATTCATGGACTGAATTTTATTGAAGAATAAATTTTAACTTTTCAATAGCCGCAGGCAAGTAGTATTACAGCTTATAACAATCTTAAATAATTCGTAAACTTCAATAAAGACAAAATATATCGCGTCTCTACGTCAGGAAAAATACCTGTTTAAAACTTTAACAAAATTGCTATATTACGGCGCTCATACCTATCCTTGAGCTAATTTACAAGAGATATAACAAACATGACGAACATCATTTTTAGACGAGCATTAGCGGCTGATTATCCTGAAATCCTCGCTTTGCATAGAAAGAATCTCGTGTCTAACTTGTCTGAGCTAGAAAGGCAGAATGGCTTTCTATCAATTGACTTTAAGGATGATTTTCATCTGGCAGCGATTAACGAAAATTTAGCAATAATGGTTGCTGTGCAAGAGAACCTAGTGGTTGGATATGTTTGTGCAACAACTCAAGAATACTCTCAGGAAATTCCCTTGCTCAAATATATAATGAGCTTGTATCCAGAAATAATGTTTCATGGGCAACCTTTAAGCAATTATCGTTCCTTTTGGTATGGTCCGGTTTGTGTTGCAACTGCTTACCGTGGAAGTGGTATCTTACAAGGTTTATTTCAGGCACTTCTTGCTCAAGTCGCCACACAGTTCAATGCTGGCGTTGCTTTCGTAGTCAATGACAATTTGCGAAGTCTTCGGGCGCATACTCAAAAACTTGGTATGGAGATGCTCAGAGAGTTTGAGTTTAACGGCAAATTCTACTTCATACTTGGATTCGCAGTGCCATCTTCCTAACCAATTTCTTTAAGAGCGCATCTGCTTGATTAAAGCTGTAAGTTGTGTTTCTATGCGATCGCCTCGCACACAGTAGCGGCGCGTGTCCAGTGGTTGACAGGTGGGTTAGCTGAGGGCGATCGCTTCCTATCCATAACTTACCAACTACCCCAGGTATTTACCCGTAGAAAGCTTTATTTTTTAAGTAGAAATTTATTTTCTAGTCAACGACTTTATTTTTGTTTACACTTGTTCGCGATTTTGAGAATTACATTTCCTAGCTATTTCATCTGCCTAATGGCTGTTTGGTTACAGCTCATTTCTGCCTTAACTAAGATTGAGACTGCATAGTTCAAGGTAAAGAGAATGAAAGAAATCACGCGCCGCCAATTTATGGTTACGGCTACCCTGACAACAGGTTTTGCCCTAGCAGTGCAACCCATTTCTGCCAAAACGATTGCGACTGATGCCAAGGGATTAGTCGCGGGTGCAGTGAAAATTCCGGTTAAAGATGGCGAAATTCCAGCTTACAGGGCGATGCCAGCAAAAAGTGGAAATTTCCCGATTGTCTTGGTGATTCAGGAAATCTTTGGCGTACACGAGCATATTCAGGATGTTTGCCGTCGCTTTGCCAAATTGGGGTACCTAGCGATCGCACCCCAATTGTTTGTGCGTCAGGGCGATGTTTTAAAGTTAAGCAACGTTGATGAAATTCGCCAAGTAGTCGCCAAAGTACCGGATGCCCAAGTGCTTTCCGATCTGGATGCTACGGTAGACTGGGCGGTAAAGTCAGCCGAGGGGAATGCCGATAAATTGGCGATTACCGGCTTTTGCTGGGGCGGACGCATTACCTGGCTGTACTCAGCGCACAATCCCCAAGTCAAGGCAGGCGTGGCTTGGTACGGGCGTCTGGTGGGCAATGCTACCGAACTGACACCCAAACATCCCGTCGATATAGCCTCGGCGCTGAGTGTCCCGATTCTCGGACTCTATGGTGGCAAGGATACGGGGATTACCCTGGATACAGTAGAGCAGATGCGCGATCGCCTGAAGTCCAGCAGCAGCAAATCTGACATCATTGTCTACCCCAACGCACCCCACGCCTTTTTTGCCGATTATCGCCCCTCTTACCGGGAGAAAGAAGCCAAAGATGGTTGGAAACGCCTCCAGGCATGGTTTAAGCAGCATGGCGTGTAGGATTTGGAGACATTCAGCGCATGGCAACCATACATTAATTATCTTTGAGCTGTCAGTTCGGCGCTGAAAGCAATCGCTAAAACCTAATCTTTGTAATATTCAGGAGACACGATCATGATCGACCTTTACTATTGGACGACGCCAAACGGACACAAAATTACTATGTTTCTGGAGGAAGTCGGGCTACCCTACACCCTAGTTCCGATCAACATTGGCACCGGCGATCAGTTTAAACCAGAGTTTCTCAAGGTTTCCCCCAACAATCGCATCCCTGCAATCGTGGATCGCGAACCTGCTGAGGGTGGCGAACCGATTTCTGTTTTCGAGTCTGGTGCAATTCTGCTGTATTTAGCAGAAAAAACCGGAAAGTTGATTTCAGCAAATATTCGCGATCGCGCAGAGGTTCTGCAATGGCTATTTTGGCAGATGGGCGGACTCGGACCGATGGCAGGACAAAACCATCATTTCACTCAATACGCCTCTGAAAAAATTCCCTACGCGATTAACCGCTATGTGAATGAAACAGGACGTTTGTATGCAGTGTTGAATAAACGATTAAGCGATCGCGAGTTTATTGCGGGCGCTTATTCTATTGCCGATATCGCTGCTTATCCCTGGATCGTGCCCTACGAAAAGCAAAACCAAAAGATCGAAGATTTTCCCCACCTGCAACGCTGGTTTGAAGCGATAAAAGCCCGTCCTGCAACCATTCGCGCTTATGAGAAAGCAGAAGCTTTTAAAGATCAAGTAATCAGTCCAGATCAGGCGCGGGATCTGTTGTTCAATCAGTCCGCCGATACCGTCAAGCGTTAAACTATAACGATTTTCAGAGAACCAGCCGCTTCGCTATTTGGGAGCTACCAATCTTGAGCGGTGGGTCGAATCAGAATCTCGTTGACATTCACTCGCGGCGGCTGAGTAACGGCATAAACGATCGCGGCTGCAACGTCCTCGCTTTGCAGAGGAACGATCGATTTACGCCGTTCTTCGGTGCGTTGTTTGGCGATTGGATCGGTAATGTGGCTGTCGATTTCCGTATCCACCATGCCTGGTTCGATGATGGTGACGCGAATGTTGTGCTTGCATACTTCCTGGCGCAACGATTCCGAGAAGCCATTGACTCCCCATTTTGTCGCATTGTAGCCACCGATTCCTACTCGTGCGGTTCGACCTGCAACGGATGAAATGTTAACGATATGTCCCGATCCTTGTGCTTTCAGGATAGGAAGAACCGCATGAGTTGCATACATCAATCCCAGAACGTTGAGATCGATCATGCGTCGCCAGTCAGAGGTATTTGCTCCCTCAATATTACCTGACAAAGCAA
This genomic stretch from Coleofasciculus sp. FACHB-T130 harbors:
- a CDS encoding pentapeptide repeat-containing protein, which produces MTNRNYANQNLQNCSFKGQDLAGADFSGSDLRGCNFTGATLIGATFERAKTGQSRRQVNILVAAAIVGPVVLLVFSAIAAQVSMVLLGDRSNKGLNFFFSALPILALVFGSFIRDKIAFRFPQITSFLNIAAIAVLLAVMVTLTLGLVIVSILGFVDGAIVQGLFLLLLMFVSAFLTFRILKWLIQVIQSNPGTSFRKANLTDANFSHSALQNTDFSFAVLTGACIFDWAIKRHTQFTNVYCEYLYLEPAHQNRQPAEGSFQPDELERVLTQFMD
- a CDS encoding GNAT family N-acetyltransferase codes for the protein MTNIIFRRALAADYPEILALHRKNLVSNLSELERQNGFLSIDFKDDFHLAAINENLAIMVAVQENLVVGYVCATTQEYSQEIPLLKYIMSLYPEIMFHGQPLSNYRSFWYGPVCVATAYRGSGILQGLFQALLAQVATQFNAGVAFVVNDNLRSLRAHTQKLGMEMLREFEFNGKFYFILGFAVPSS
- a CDS encoding dienelactone hydrolase family protein, with the protein product MKEITRRQFMVTATLTTGFALAVQPISAKTIATDAKGLVAGAVKIPVKDGEIPAYRAMPAKSGNFPIVLVIQEIFGVHEHIQDVCRRFAKLGYLAIAPQLFVRQGDVLKLSNVDEIRQVVAKVPDAQVLSDLDATVDWAVKSAEGNADKLAITGFCWGGRITWLYSAHNPQVKAGVAWYGRLVGNATELTPKHPVDIASALSVPILGLYGGKDTGITLDTVEQMRDRLKSSSSKSDIIVYPNAPHAFFADYRPSYREKEAKDGWKRLQAWFKQHGV
- a CDS encoding glutathione S-transferase N-terminal domain-containing protein, with the protein product MIDLYYWTTPNGHKITMFLEEVGLPYTLVPINIGTGDQFKPEFLKVSPNNRIPAIVDREPAEGGEPISVFESGAILLYLAEKTGKLISANIRDRAEVLQWLFWQMGGLGPMAGQNHHFTQYASEKIPYAINRYVNETGRLYAVLNKRLSDREFIAGAYSIADIAAYPWIVPYEKQNQKIEDFPHLQRWFEAIKARPATIRAYEKAEAFKDQVISPDQARDLLFNQSADTVKR
- a CDS encoding SDR family oxidoreductase, giving the protein MTGKLDGKVAIVTGASAGIGEATAIALAAEGAQVAIAARRFDRLNAIADGIAATGGKALSIVADITDETQVQNLVQKANAQFGRVDILVNNAGIALSGNIEGANTSDWRRMIDLNVLGLMYATHAVLPILKAQGSGHIVNISSVAGRTARVGIGGYNATKWGVNGFSESLRQEVCKHNIRVTIIEPGMVDTEIDSHITDPIAKQRTEERRKSIVPLQSEDVAAAIVYAVTQPPRVNVNEILIRPTAQDW